The following proteins come from a genomic window of Actinomycetes bacterium:
- the nusA gene encoding transcription termination factor NusA: MNKELIAALRELEKEKGIKLDTIIDALNVALNSAYKKNYKIDFDSRVEVDTETGEIKVFKVLTEDEKSDNDADELEVTPDNFGRIAAQTAMQVIKQRIKEAEREIMYEEFKDRVGDLVTGIIQQSDARFTLVDLGKVEALLPQHEQVANERYRHGERIKAFISEVRKTTKGPQVIVSRTHTGLIERLFELEVPEIGEDIVEIVNIAREPGYRTKIAVKSNDKNVDPVGACVGPKGSRVRMVVDELSGEKIDIVCYSQDVVEFIKNSLSPAKVNKVLTEEERKFALVVVPNDQLSLAIGREGQNARLAAKLTGWKIDIKSQRQFDEELEEARRERLKIRQQSEEQPE; the protein is encoded by the coding sequence TTGAATAAGGAATTGATAGCGGCTTTAAGGGAGCTGGAAAAAGAAAAAGGCATTAAGCTGGATACTATTATAGATGCACTTAATGTTGCCCTTAATTCTGCATATAAGAAAAATTATAAAATAGATTTTGACAGCAGGGTAGAGGTGGATACCGAGACCGGTGAAATTAAGGTGTTTAAGGTATTAACCGAAGATGAAAAAAGCGATAATGATGCTGATGAACTGGAAGTAACCCCTGACAATTTTGGCAGGATTGCCGCCCAAACAGCCATGCAGGTGATTAAGCAGAGGATAAAGGAAGCTGAGAGGGAAATAATGTATGAAGAATTCAAGGACAGAGTGGGCGATCTGGTTACCGGTATAATACAGCAAAGTGATGCACGTTTTACCCTGGTGGATTTGGGCAAGGTAGAGGCTTTGCTTCCCCAGCATGAGCAGGTAGCTAATGAGAGATACAGACATGGGGAAAGAATAAAAGCTTTTATATCAGAGGTAAGGAAAACCACCAAAGGTCCCCAGGTGATAGTTTCCAGGACTCATACCGGCCTTATAGAAAGGTTGTTTGAACTGGAAGTGCCTGAAATTGGAGAAGATATCGTAGAAATAGTCAATATTGCCCGGGAGCCCGGTTACAGGACCAAGATTGCGGTAAAATCAAATGATAAGAATGTTGATCCTGTAGGCGCCTGTGTTGGCCCCAAAGGGTCCAGGGTTAGAATGGTTGTTGATGAGCTGAGCGGAGAAAAAATAGATATTGTATGTTATAGCCAGGATGTAGTAGAGTTTATAAAGAATTCCCTATCCCCGGCAAAAGTAAACAAGGTACTTACTGAAGAAGAAAGGAAGTTTGCCCTGGTTGTGGTTCCCAACGACCAGCTGTCTTTAGCTATAGGCAGAGAAGGACAAAATGCCAGGCTGGCAGCCAAGCTTACTGGCTGGAAAATTGATATAAAAAGCCAGAGGCAATTTGATGAAGAACTGGAAGAGGCCAGGAGAGAAAGATTAAAGATCAGGCAGCAGTCGGAGGAACAGCCAGAATAA
- the infB gene encoding translation initiation factor IF-2, which produces MRVYEIAKKNKISSKELMKLLQDEGIEVKSHMSSVSPDVEKKIQKLLGSKKPDKKKKGGWEEEKRQSIRSVLDKELDKEEKNGRIRLKSTSRRKKQAKPKDDSSKSSGTTTKEKKAARPQIKKVIELPDGINAKQLSERIGVSSSDLVQSLFNMGEMVNINQPLSRELIEFLSNEYNFKYNIIGFEEKIEEVYDDSEEDLVIRPPIVTVMGHVDHGKTTLLDSIRDTKVATSEAGGITQDIGAYQIRHKDKKITFIDTPGHEAFTTMRARGAQVTDIAVIVVAANDGVMPQTVEAINHAKAAGVPIIVAINKIDLPNANPNKVKQDLTEYDLVPEEWGGETICVEISAEKKTNIDELLEMIQLVAEMNEIKGNPNVEGSGIIIESKLDKSMGPIATVLIKRGTIEIGDSFVTGSSTGRVRSIIDEKGKRIKKAVLSQPVEIMGFSTVPQAGDKLFVVKSEKVAKEIASKRDYDIKMSKMAETKKSMTLEELSRISEQEEVKKLAIVLKADSNGSLDAVVKALGKIEEEDINIDIIHRGVGAITDSDIILASASNSVVIGFGVVPTSSAKQVAKKEDIEIRTYNIIYKLIDDLSLAFKGLLEPEIEIVEKGKVEVRELFKIPKVGSVAGCYVLEGEAERGNPARIIRDGKIIYESKIATIHRFKEDVKKVSAGYECGIRIENFQDLNKGDIIEVFQEQEVAP; this is translated from the coding sequence ATTAGAGTATATGAAATAGCAAAAAAGAATAAAATATCCTCAAAGGAATTAATGAAACTGTTGCAGGATGAAGGTATAGAGGTAAAAAGCCATATGTCTTCAGTCAGTCCGGATGTGGAAAAAAAGATCCAGAAGTTGTTAGGCTCCAAGAAACCTGACAAAAAGAAAAAAGGCGGCTGGGAAGAAGAAAAGAGGCAGAGCATTAGAAGTGTATTGGATAAAGAGCTGGATAAAGAAGAAAAAAATGGAAGAATAAGGTTAAAGAGTACTTCCAGGAGAAAGAAGCAGGCCAAACCTAAGGACGACAGCTCCAAAAGCAGTGGCACAACCACCAAGGAAAAGAAGGCAGCCAGGCCTCAAATAAAGAAAGTGATTGAGCTTCCGGACGGGATAAATGCAAAACAGCTTTCGGAGAGAATTGGTGTATCTTCCAGCGATCTGGTGCAATCATTGTTTAATATGGGGGAAATGGTTAACATAAATCAGCCCCTAAGCAGGGAACTTATAGAATTCTTATCCAATGAATACAATTTTAAATACAATATCATCGGTTTTGAAGAGAAAATTGAAGAGGTATATGATGATTCAGAAGAGGATTTAGTAATAAGGCCTCCTATTGTTACCGTAATGGGCCATGTAGACCATGGTAAGACAACTTTGCTGGATTCTATCCGTGATACCAAGGTAGCCACCAGCGAAGCTGGGGGTATAACCCAGGATATAGGTGCTTACCAGATAAGGCATAAGGATAAAAAGATAACCTTTATTGATACGCCCGGCCATGAGGCATTTACTACTATGAGGGCCAGGGGCGCCCAGGTCACAGATATAGCGGTAATAGTGGTGGCAGCCAATGATGGGGTAATGCCCCAGACAGTAGAAGCCATAAACCATGCCAAAGCTGCAGGAGTCCCTATAATTGTAGCCATAAACAAGATTGATTTGCCCAATGCCAACCCCAACAAGGTAAAACAGGACCTTACTGAATACGACCTGGTTCCCGAAGAGTGGGGAGGCGAAACAATTTGCGTGGAAATTTCAGCAGAAAAGAAGACCAATATAGATGAGCTTCTGGAAATGATACAGCTGGTAGCGGAGATGAATGAAATAAAGGGAAACCCGAATGTTGAGGGAAGTGGAATAATAATTGAGTCCAAGCTGGATAAAAGCATGGGTCCTATTGCTACTGTCCTGATTAAAAGAGGCACAATAGAGATAGGTGACTCTTTTGTTACCGGCAGTTCTACCGGCAGGGTAAGGTCAATTATTGATGAGAAAGGCAAAAGGATTAAGAAGGCTGTATTATCACAGCCGGTAGAGATTATGGGATTTTCCACTGTGCCCCAGGCTGGTGATAAACTGTTTGTGGTCAAGAGTGAAAAAGTAGCTAAAGAAATTGCCAGCAAAAGGGACTATGATATTAAGATGTCTAAAATGGCTGAAACTAAAAAGAGCATGACCCTGGAAGAGCTGTCCAGAATATCAGAGCAGGAAGAGGTAAAGAAACTGGCCATAGTACTTAAGGCGGATTCCAATGGTTCCCTTGATGCAGTAGTTAAGGCTTTGGGTAAGATAGAAGAAGAGGATATAAACATTGATATTATACATAGGGGAGTAGGGGCCATTACCGATAGTGATATTATACTGGCATCTGCCTCAAATTCAGTGGTAATAGGATTTGGTGTGGTTCCAACCAGCAGCGCAAAGCAGGTAGCCAAAAAAGAAGATATAGAAATAAGGACCTATAATATTATTTACAAACTTATTGATGATTTGAGTCTGGCTTTCAAGGGCCTGCTGGAGCCGGAAATAGAAATAGTAGAAAAAGGAAAAGTTGAAGTAAGAGAGTTATTCAAGATACCCAAGGTGGGCTCAGTTGCCGGTTGTTATGTTCTGGAAGGTGAAGCTGAAAGGGGCAACCCGGCAAGGATAATAAGGGACGGCAAGATAATTTATGAAAGTAAGATTGCTACCATACACCGGTTTAAAGAAGACGTGAAGAAGGTATCAGCAGGTTATGAATGCGGGATCAGGATTGAGAATTTCCAGGACCTTAACAAGGGTGACATCATCGAAGTTTTCCAGGAACAAGAGGTAGCTCCATAA
- the rbfA gene encoding 30S ribosome-binding factor RbfA produces the protein MDRIKKLEIDLKRELGFVVNSLVKDPRLGFVTITGINLSPDFKYLDVYVSVMGGQEKIDQSMKALDRSKGFIKKKLNERIKLRAVPVLRFQYDESIDKGMRITEILDELKKNNEL, from the coding sequence ATGGATCGCATAAAGAAGTTGGAAATTGATTTAAAAAGAGAGCTGGGCTTTGTAGTCAACAGTCTGGTAAAAGACCCCCGGCTGGGCTTTGTAACCATAACCGGAATAAATTTATCCCCTGATTTTAAATACCTGGATGTCTACGTCAGTGTCATGGGCGGCCAGGAAAAAATTGATCAGAGCATGAAGGCTTTGGACCGGAGTAAAGGATTTATTAAAAAGAAGCTTAATGAAAGAATAAAGTTGAGGGCTGTACCGGTTTTACGTTTTCAATATGATGAGTCTATTGATAAAGGTATGAGAATTACTGAAATTCTGGATGAGTTAAAGAAGAATAATGAATTATAA
- a CDS encoding bifunctional oligoribonuclease/PAP phosphatase NrnA, translated as MSTDKDIDKFVKIIKDNNLFLILSHLFPDGDSLGSQTALHCLLERLGKQSYIICQDDIPYQYRFLPGLDEVKNNFEDLMLEQEPVTICLDCAEEKRMGIDFKALKQKSRTIINIDHHINNSHYGDINLIDSQKSATAQILFEIMDKFFDGYMNRDIALGIYTGILTDTGRFQYENTTAQVHRIVSSLLEQGIVPAEIFSNIYENDPFNRIKLLERVFKRIRFVPDKQVIYSFTLQEDFQQLGLPFSAQDGIIEILRGIEDVKIAALIKQVDNHHYKISLRTSRKDLNVANLAARFGGGGHQMAAAYSREGDIERIAKDLLDSVDSYGKN; from the coding sequence TTGAGTACGGACAAAGATATTGATAAATTCGTAAAAATAATCAAAGATAATAATCTTTTTTTAATTTTATCCCATCTATTCCCTGACGGCGATTCTCTGGGTTCACAAACTGCATTGCACTGCCTGCTGGAGCGGCTAGGCAAGCAGAGTTATATAATTTGTCAGGATGATATTCCTTACCAGTACAGGTTTTTGCCCGGTTTAGATGAAGTTAAAAATAATTTTGAAGATTTAATGCTTGAACAGGAACCGGTAACCATCTGCCTGGATTGTGCTGAAGAGAAAAGAATGGGTATAGATTTTAAGGCCCTTAAACAGAAATCCAGGACTATTATCAATATTGATCATCATATAAACAATTCCCATTATGGTGATATTAATTTAATAGATTCACAGAAGTCAGCAACCGCCCAGATCTTGTTTGAAATAATGGATAAATTTTTTGATGGTTACATGAACCGGGATATAGCGTTAGGCATATATACAGGTATCCTTACCGATACCGGCAGGTTTCAATACGAGAATACCACTGCACAGGTTCACAGGATTGTAAGCAGTCTGCTTGAACAGGGGATAGTCCCGGCAGAAATTTTTTCCAATATTTATGAAAATGATCCCTTTAACCGGATTAAACTTCTGGAAAGGGTATTTAAAAGAATCAGGTTTGTGCCGGATAAGCAGGTAATTTATTCTTTTACCTTGCAGGAGGACTTTCAGCAGCTGGGCCTGCCTTTTTCAGCCCAGGATGGAATAATTGAAATACTCAGGGGCATAGAGGATGTTAAGATTGCTGCCCTTATAAAGCAGGTAGACAACCACCATTATAAAATAAGCCTCAGGACTTCCCGGAAAGATTTAAATGTAGCCAACCTGGCTGCCAGATTTGGGGGAGGCGGACACCAGATGGCAGCAGCTTATTCCCGGGAAGGGGATATAGAAAGAATTGCAAAGGACCTTTTAGATAGTGTAGACAGTTATGGAAAAAATTAA
- the truB gene encoding tRNA pseudouridine(55) synthase TruB, whose product MAQGLIIILINRATKLSQFFLTMDKEYRATIKLGIETDTWDNEGRVVSRSTPAIYKQKEFERMLESYVGTNYQEPPMYSAIKYKGRPLYSYARKGKKIEIKRRKINIYSMKLLDYSQDKLTVNMVCSSGTYVRWVAHHLGKKLGCGAMLSGLVRTRIGNFNLSDASGVDYLENKLPDRLIGIDSALAGCREVAVKKEFKNQIINGRWLDRERAEGWPGRGLEPDEMVKIKDGRGHLLAVYKVDKQYQPGKEWLRPMVILN is encoded by the coding sequence TTGGCACAGGGTTTGATAATAATCTTAATTAACAGGGCTACTAAACTGTCCCAATTTTTTCTGACCATGGACAAGGAATACCGGGCTACAATTAAGCTGGGGATAGAAACTGATACCTGGGATAATGAAGGAAGAGTGGTAAGCAGGTCTACTCCTGCAATTTATAAGCAGAAGGAATTTGAAAGAATGCTGGAGTCATATGTAGGGACAAATTACCAGGAGCCTCCTATGTATTCAGCTATAAAATATAAAGGCAGGCCGCTTTACAGTTATGCCAGAAAAGGCAAAAAGATTGAGATAAAAAGAAGGAAAATAAATATTTATTCCATGAAGCTGCTGGATTATTCACAGGATAAGCTGACTGTAAATATGGTTTGCAGTTCCGGTACTTATGTAAGATGGGTAGCCCATCATCTGGGGAAAAAACTTGGTTGTGGGGCGATGCTGTCCGGGCTTGTCAGGACCAGGATAGGTAATTTTAATTTAAGTGATGCAAGTGGTGTGGACTATCTGGAAAACAAATTGCCGGATAGGCTAATAGGTATAGACAGCGCTCTTGCCGGCTGCAGAGAGGTAGCAGTAAAAAAGGAATTCAAAAATCAGATAATTAATGGCCGCTGGTTGGACAGAGAGAGGGCTGAAGGATGGCCAGGCAGGGGGCTGGAGCCTGATGAAATGGTAAAGATAAAAGATGGCCGGGGCCACCTGCTGGCGGTATATAAGGTGGATAAGCAATATCAGCCGGGCAAGGAATGGTTAAGACCAATGGTAATTTTAAATTAG
- a CDS encoding bifunctional riboflavin kinase/FAD synthetase has product MTEIIELQKLGADYLAGKKIVVVIGFFDGLHQGHQKIIGKCIQRAEKINGSSLVFTFDKPPLNVIKGSTHKKLITSFEEKLELIGRMGVDYIVTESFSRQFSMISPRQFCQKILLEKFHLKEIFVGSGFRFGYKGQGDEQYLKQFFLKHGVKVNIIPLYRIGDITVSSTNIRKFYGEGDIDKVKLLLGRKPCLWGMVEEGAKRGRGLGFPTANIGVGKKFVFPGDGVYLGEAELDKPGVLPCLVNIGNNPTFGNSDTQLEVFILDFNKSIYGAKIRVCFLKKLRREIKFSSPDQLKLQIEKDVRAAKNYFNIS; this is encoded by the coding sequence TTGACTGAGATAATTGAGCTGCAAAAGTTAGGCGCGGATTACCTTGCTGGAAAAAAAATAGTTGTGGTAATAGGTTTTTTTGATGGCCTGCACCAGGGGCATCAAAAGATTATTGGGAAGTGTATTCAAAGGGCCGAAAAGATTAATGGCAGCAGTCTGGTATTTACCTTTGACAAGCCGCCCTTAAATGTTATTAAAGGCTCTACCCATAAAAAACTTATCACTTCTTTTGAAGAAAAACTGGAATTGATTGGCAGAATGGGGGTAGACTATATAGTAACTGAAAGTTTTAGCAGGCAGTTCTCCATGATTAGCCCCCGGCAATTCTGCCAGAAAATTTTACTTGAAAAGTTTCACCTGAAAGAAATATTTGTGGGTTCCGGCTTCAGGTTTGGTTACAAAGGGCAGGGAGATGAACAGTACCTTAAACAATTCTTTTTAAAGCACGGGGTTAAGGTAAATATTATCCCTCTTTACCGGATAGGGGATATTACTGTATCCAGTACCAATATCAGAAAATTTTACGGAGAAGGCGATATAGATAAGGTTAAGCTGCTTCTGGGCAGAAAACCATGCCTGTGGGGTATGGTGGAGGAAGGCGCAAAAAGAGGCAGGGGTCTGGGTTTTCCCACTGCCAACATAGGTGTAGGTAAGAAATTCGTGTTTCCCGGAGATGGTGTGTATCTGGGGGAAGCGGAATTAGATAAACCTGGAGTTTTACCATGCCTTGTAAATATTGGCAACAACCCTACCTTTGGGAATTCAGATACCCAGCTGGAGGTTTTTATATTGGATTTTAATAAAAGCATCTATGGTGCTAAAATAAGGGTGTGCTTTTTAAAAAAATTAAGAAGGGAAATAAAGTTTAGCAGCCCGGACCAGTTAAAATTACAGATAGAAAAGGATGTCAGGGCGGCTAAAAATTATTTTAATATAAGTTAG
- the rpsO gene encoding 30S ribosomal protein S15, with protein sequence MGLEKENKSKIIDEFKVNETDTGSSEVQVALLTEKINQLNEHLKKNKKDHHSRRGLVMMVGKRKRLLRYIQDNELDRYKKLIKKLGLRK encoded by the coding sequence TTGGGTTTAGAGAAAGAAAACAAGAGTAAAATAATAGATGAATTTAAAGTTAATGAAACGGATACTGGTTCATCTGAGGTTCAGGTGGCATTGTTAACCGAAAAAATTAATCAATTAAATGAGCACTTGAAGAAAAATAAGAAGGACCATCATTCCAGGAGAGGTCTGGTGATGATGGTTGGAAAGAGGAAGAGGTTGTTAAGGTATATACAGGACAATGAACTGGACCGGTATAAAAAATTAATAAAGAAATTAGGTTTAAGGAAATAG
- a CDS encoding polyribonucleotide nucleotidyltransferase, whose amino-acid sequence MFATGKIAKQANGAVLVKSSGNGVLVTAVMGENPREGTDFFPLVVDVEERMYAAGKIPGGFFKREGRSSEKAILTARLVDRPLRPLFDKNIRNEMQVVATVLSVDQISPYDILVLNGASMALYISDIPFYEPIGAVRVGRIGEEWIINPTYDELEKSKIDIVVAGTEKEIIMVEANAKEADEEIVLEAIDIAHQNIKKIIELQHQFREKVGREKVEVETFGSPEEIKEKVRELSYDKIKSLMETIVGYAEREDREQLLDNTKKGFFQDELKVIQQQILDQLSEQFPEDSEAIKTSLKDVERELVRDTIVNKHIRPDGRKPGDIRRITCEVGLFPETHGSGLFTRGKTQALTILALGSIKEAQRIDSLGVEEFKRYMHHYNFPPFSTGEVWMLRGPKRREIGHGALAEKALYPMVPSEEEFPYSLRLVSEILESNGSTSMASVCGSTLALMDAGVPIKNPVSGIAMGLIKAEDGSHMVLSDIQAIEDFYGDMDFKVAGTNEGITALQMDIKAKGIDLNILRQALEQAKEGRLYILQKMLDTIAMPREQLAKTAPKIISFKIPKDKIGEVIGPGGKNIKMVKEQFDLEEIEITDSDGEGLVSIVGYDQQTIVDARSMIKTMLKGVEDIQEGEEFLGTVVGITNYGAFINIIPNIDGLLHISKIADKRIDNVEDYLKLGDKIQVRVSNVDQKTKKIGLERADI is encoded by the coding sequence ATGTTTGCCACCGGGAAGATAGCCAAGCAGGCTAATGGTGCGGTTTTAGTAAAATCCAGCGGAAATGGAGTCCTGGTTACTGCAGTAATGGGGGAAAACCCCCGGGAAGGTACGGACTTTTTTCCTTTAGTTGTAGATGTTGAAGAAAGAATGTATGCTGCAGGTAAAATACCGGGCGGTTTTTTTAAGAGGGAGGGAAGATCTTCGGAGAAGGCAATACTTACTGCCCGTCTGGTAGACAGGCCCCTGAGACCCTTATTTGATAAAAATATCAGAAACGAAATGCAGGTTGTTGCTACGGTTCTCTCTGTAGATCAGATAAGCCCTTACGATATACTGGTATTAAACGGGGCTTCCATGGCTCTGTATATATCCGATATTCCCTTTTATGAACCAATTGGAGCAGTCAGGGTAGGTAGAATAGGGGAAGAATGGATAATTAATCCAACCTATGATGAACTGGAAAAAAGCAAAATTGACATTGTGGTTGCAGGTACGGAAAAAGAAATAATTATGGTAGAAGCTAATGCCAAGGAAGCAGACGAAGAAATAGTTTTGGAAGCCATAGATATAGCCCATCAGAATATAAAAAAGATAATAGAATTGCAGCACCAGTTCAGGGAAAAAGTAGGCAGGGAAAAAGTAGAAGTAGAAACATTTGGCTCACCAGAGGAAATAAAAGAAAAAGTGAGAGAGTTAAGCTATGATAAAATCAAGTCTCTGATGGAAACCATTGTGGGATATGCAGAAAGGGAAGACAGGGAACAGTTGCTGGATAATACCAAGAAAGGTTTTTTTCAGGATGAACTTAAAGTAATTCAGCAGCAGATTTTAGACCAGCTCTCTGAACAGTTTCCGGAGGATTCAGAAGCTATTAAAACCAGTTTAAAAGATGTTGAGCGTGAACTGGTAAGAGACACTATCGTAAACAAACACATAAGGCCTGATGGCAGGAAACCTGGGGATATAAGAAGGATAACCTGCGAGGTGGGTCTGTTTCCTGAAACCCACGGCTCTGGTTTGTTTACCAGGGGAAAGACTCAGGCTTTAACCATACTGGCGCTGGGTTCCATAAAGGAAGCCCAGAGAATCGACAGCCTGGGAGTGGAGGAATTTAAACGTTATATGCACCATTACAATTTCCCTCCCTTCAGTACAGGCGAGGTCTGGATGCTAAGGGGCCCCAAAAGAAGGGAAATAGGACACGGGGCGCTGGCAGAAAAAGCTCTGTACCCCATGGTACCTTCCGAGGAAGAGTTCCCTTATTCACTGAGACTGGTATCAGAAATACTTGAATCCAATGGTTCAACTTCTATGGCCAGCGTATGTGGAAGCACCCTGGCTCTAATGGATGCAGGTGTTCCTATAAAGAACCCGGTATCAGGGATAGCCATGGGTCTTATAAAGGCTGAGGATGGATCCCATATGGTTCTGTCTGATATACAAGCCATAGAAGATTTCTATGGAGATATGGATTTTAAGGTTGCAGGCACCAATGAAGGTATAACTGCATTACAGATGGATATAAAGGCAAAGGGTATAGACCTGAATATATTGAGGCAGGCTCTGGAGCAGGCAAAAGAGGGAAGGTTATATATATTACAGAAAATGCTGGATACCATTGCCATGCCCAGGGAACAGTTAGCTAAAACCGCCCCCAAAATTATATCCTTTAAGATACCCAAGGATAAGATTGGAGAGGTCATAGGCCCGGGTGGAAAAAATATTAAAATGGTAAAAGAGCAATTCGATCTGGAAGAAATAGAAATAACCGACTCTGACGGGGAAGGACTGGTTTCCATTGTGGGATATGACCAGCAGACAATTGTGGATGCAAGGTCGATGATTAAGACCATGCTTAAAGGTGTTGAAGATATTCAAGAAGGAGAAGAATTTCTGGGCACAGTTGTAGGTATCACCAATTACGGAGCCTTTATAAATATAATACCCAATATAGATGGTTTGCTGCATATATCCAAAATTGCTGATAAGAGGATAGATAATGTAGAGGACTATTTAAAACTCGGTGACAAAATACAGGTAAGAGTTTCCAATGTTGATCAAAAAACTAAAAAAATTGGATTAGAAAGGGCAGATATTTAA
- a CDS encoding insulinase family protein, with protein MKFDDYHITELDNGLKIISEKIPHFRSISLGFWIFAGSRSENKTNNGITHLIEHLLFKGTTTRSYRDIAVAFDSLGAEYNAFTDKENSCFYADFIDSHLDKCLQLLFDVVFNPSFESLNIKTEKKIIYEEIKMVEDNPSENIFNYFYKDLFAGHPLSLTVLGQGESLKNINQKEIWKYFRQNYNLKNCVLSAAGNIGHDKLVREVEKNIDGFNHDAGANANQVKKTRPDKRKFKNVYSHKTKAVHLCYGGLGCSRTHQDKYPLSVFTVLFGGSMSSRLFQKIREEHGLSYSIFSTNSQYVDTGVVLTYAGSSPKNSYRIIELIEDELKDIERNGLTEEEVIRAKENLKGSIVLNVEDISSRMFRMGKALLVDKKVLTIDDILKKIDNVTSSQLIEIVNKYYNPEDQSWVILGDLKGQRQ; from the coding sequence TTGAAATTTGATGATTACCATATAACAGAATTAGATAATGGACTTAAGATTATTAGTGAAAAAATACCACATTTTAGGTCCATTTCACTAGGTTTTTGGATATTTGCTGGTTCCCGAAGTGAAAATAAAACCAATAACGGTATTACCCATTTAATTGAGCATCTGCTTTTTAAAGGCACTACTACCAGAAGCTACCGGGATATAGCTGTTGCTTTTGATTCTTTGGGAGCGGAGTATAATGCCTTTACCGATAAGGAAAATAGCTGCTTTTATGCCGATTTTATAGATTCACACCTGGATAAATGTTTACAGCTGCTGTTTGACGTGGTGTTTAATCCCTCTTTTGAATCACTGAATATTAAAACCGAAAAAAAGATTATTTATGAAGAAATTAAAATGGTTGAAGATAATCCCAGTGAAAATATTTTCAACTATTTTTACAAAGACTTATTTGCAGGGCATCCTTTAAGTTTAACTGTACTGGGACAGGGAGAGTCTTTAAAGAATATCAACCAGAAGGAGATTTGGAAATATTTTAGACAAAACTATAACCTAAAAAACTGTGTACTATCGGCAGCAGGAAACATAGGCCATGATAAGTTGGTGCGGGAAGTGGAGAAGAATATCGATGGTTTTAATCATGATGCCGGGGCGAATGCAAACCAGGTGAAAAAAACCCGGCCGGATAAGCGTAAATTTAAAAATGTTTATAGCCATAAAACCAAGGCAGTGCATCTCTGTTATGGTGGACTCGGGTGCAGCAGGACCCATCAGGACAAGTATCCTCTTTCTGTGTTTACAGTACTTTTTGGAGGTTCTATGAGCAGCAGGCTGTTTCAAAAAATCAGGGAAGAACATGGATTAAGTTATTCTATTTTTTCTACTAATTCGCAGTATGTTGATACCGGGGTAGTACTAACCTATGCTGGTTCATCGCCAAAAAACAGTTACAGGATTATAGAGCTGATTGAAGATGAGCTAAAGGACATAGAACGTAATGGTTTAACTGAGGAAGAAGTTATAAGGGCCAAGGAAAATCTTAAGGGCAGTATTGTGTTAAATGTGGAAGATATAAGTTCTAGGATGTTTAGAATGGGCAAGGCCTTATTGGTAGATAAAAAAGTTTTGACTATTGATGATATATTAAAGAAAATAGATAATGTTACCAGTAGCCAATTAATTGAAATTGTAAATAAATATTATAACCCGGAAGACCAGAGCTGGGTAATTCTGGGTGATTTGAAGGGGCAGAGGCAGTAA
- the dapB gene encoding 4-hydroxy-tetrahydrodipicolinate reductase: MRVAVFGICGKMGQAMARELIREKDVQVVAGFDNLHTGQDIGTFLNMGPTGARIYDSYEKIKQASVDTIVDFTRADICLQTISWAIDNSINIVVGTTGIKKSDLESIKKRASRTDCKVLIAPNFSIGAVIMVKLSGLIARYFDNCEIIEMHHDKKQDAPSGTAISTSEVIADSMKFNHQRLKDFEAETVESSRGGFINGIHTHSIRLPGLLAHQKVMFGAKGQTFTLSHDSIDRAAFYPGVIMALRNLDKLGNYTYGLDKLIQF; encoded by the coding sequence ATGCGGGTTGCAGTATTTGGAATATGCGGCAAGATGGGCCAGGCTATGGCCAGGGAATTGATAAGAGAGAAAGATGTTCAGGTAGTGGCGGGTTTCGACAACCTTCATACAGGCCAGGATATAGGAACATTTTTAAATATGGGTCCTACTGGAGCCAGGATCTATGATAGCTATGAAAAAATAAAACAGGCTTCGGTAGATACTATTGTTGATTTTACCCGTGCCGACATCTGTTTACAGACTATTAGCTGGGCAATTGATAACAGCATTAATATAGTAGTGGGCACAACCGGAATAAAAAAAAGTGACCTGGAAAGTATAAAAAAAAGGGCGAGTAGGACAGATTGCAAGGTACTGATAGCTCCCAATTTTTCTATCGGGGCGGTAATAATGGTAAAGCTTTCAGGGTTGATAGCCAGGTACTTTGACAACTGTGAAATAATTGAGATGCATCATGATAAGAAACAGGACGCCCCTTCCGGCACGGCTATTTCTACTTCAGAGGTTATTGCTGATTCCATGAAGTTTAATCACCAGAGATTAAAAGATTTTGAGGCAGAAACGGTGGAGTCAAGCAGGGGAGGCTTTATAAACGGCATACATACTCATAGTATAAGGCTGCCCGGTCTATTGGCCCATCAGAAGGTTATGTTTGGAGCAAAAGGGCAAACTTTTACTTTAAGCCATGACAGTATAGACAGGGCCGCTTTTTATCCCGGGGTGATTATGGCGTTAAGAAACCTGGATAAACTCGGGAACTACACTTATGGTTTAGATAAATTGATACAATTCTAG